A single region of the Brachypodium distachyon strain Bd21 chromosome 3, Brachypodium_distachyon_v3.0, whole genome shotgun sequence genome encodes:
- the LOC100829504 gene encoding tropinone reductase homolog At5g06060 — MAAAARRSMQERWSLAGATALVTGGSKGIGHAIVEELASLGARVHTCSRNAAELEACRRRWAETGLQVTVSVCDVSSRAQRENLMATVDQTFEGKLDILVNNAGQCVMNAAAGYTGEEYAKVMGTNLESSFHLAQLAHPLLLLGGGITRAVVNISSIAGQVGLPSLAVYSMTKGAMNQMTRSLAVEWAGDRVRVNCVAPGGINTDISRDVEMVMDPEVVERMAARVPMRRMGETEEVASVVAFLCMPAASYITGQVICVDGGHTIG; from the coding sequence ATGGCAGCCGCCGCACGCCGGAGCATGCAGGAGCGGTGGAGCCTTGCGGGCGCGACGGCGCTGGTGACCGGCGGCAGCAAAGGGATCGGGCACGCGATCGTGGAGGAGCTCGCGTCGCTGGGCGCCCGCGTGCACACGTGCTCCCGGAACGCCGCGGAGCTGGaggcctgccgccgccgctgggccGAAACGGGCCTCCAGGTGACCGTCTCCGTCTGCGACGTTTCCTCACGGGCCCAGAGAGAAAACCTCATGGCCACCGTGGACCAGACCTTCGAGGGGAAGCTCGACATCCTGGTGAACAACGCGGGCCAGTGCGTGATGAACGCAGCCGCGGGGTACACCGGCGAGGAGTACGCGAAAGTCATGGGCACCAACCTCGAGTCCTCCTTCCACCTGGCCCAGCTGGCCCacccgctgctcctcctcggcggcggaaTAACAAGGGCCGTGGTGAACATCTCGTCGATAGCGGGCCAGGTAGGCCTGCCGAGCCTGGCGGTGTACTCGATGACCAAGGGGGCCATGAACCAGATGACCCGGAGCCTGGCCGTCGAGTGGGCCGGCGACCGCGTGCGCGTCAACTGCGTGGCGCCTGGTGGGATCAATACGGATATTTCCAGGGACGTGGAGATGGTCATGGACCCGGAGGTTGTGGAAAGGATggcggcaagggtgccgatGCGGCGGATGGGGGAGACGGAGGAGGTGGCGTCCGTCGTGGCGTTCCTCTGCATGCCGGCCGCGTCATACATCACCGGGCAGGTCATCTGCGTCGACGGCGGGCACACCATTGGTTAA